The Zingiber officinale cultivar Zhangliang chromosome 9A, Zo_v1.1, whole genome shotgun sequence genome window below encodes:
- the LOC122020987 gene encoding protein NUCLEAR FUSION DEFECTIVE 4-like gives MGQEQGRLGSLLNNRWLVFVAAMWVQSVAGIGYLFGSLSPVIKSALGYNQRQIARLGVAKDLGDSIGFLAGSLCEILPLWAALLVGVLQNFVGYGWVWLIVTGRAPQLPLWAMCILIFVGTNGETYYNTAALVSCVQNFPKARGPIVGILKGFAGLSGAILTQIFAMMHTPDHAALIYTVAVGPSMVIIALMFIVRPVGGHRQVRASDPSSFVFIYSICLLLAAYLMGVMILEDLVELSHAVVVVLTVGLLFLLVVPIVVPLLLTFHFDVVSPVEEPLLPEPAKEETSKSAEQNEVILSELEDEKPKEVDLLPASERQKRIAHLQAKLFLAAADGAVRVKKRRGPHRGEDFTLMQALIKADFWLMFTSLLLGSGSGLTVIDNLGQMSESLGYDEAHIFVSMISIWNFLGRVGGGYLSEVIVRDYAYPRPVALAVFQVVMAIGHLFFAMAWPGTMYIGTLLVGLGYGAHWAIVPAAASELFGLKNFGALYNFLTVANPAGSLIFSGLIASVIYDYEAEQQAQKHHKSLLRIRRLFEVASFSGEVTVKCTGAICFSLSSLIMSGLCAIAVVLSLILVYRTRIVYRNLYSRTLK, from the exons ATGGGCCAGGAACAAGGCAGGTTGGGGTCCTTGCTGAACAACAGATGGCTGGTATTCGTGGCGGCGATGTGGGTGCAGTCGGTGGCAGGTATCGGATACCTGTTCGGCAGTCTGTCGCCGGTGATCAAGAGCGCGCTCGGCTACAACCAGCGGCAGATTGCCCGGCTGGGGGTGGCTAAAGACCTGGGCGACAGCATCGGCTTCCTCGCCGGGAGTCTCTGTGAGATCCTCCCGCTCTGGGCGGCGCTGCTCGTCGGCGTGCTGCAGAACTTTGTGGGATATGGCTGGGTTTGGCTCATCGTCACCGGAAGAGCGCCCCAGTTGCCTCTCTGGGCG ATGTGCATTCTCATATTTGTGGGGACTAATGGAGAGACATACTACAACACTGCTGCTCTAGTTTCATGCGTGCAGAACTTCCCTAAGGCCAGAGGCCCTATAGTAGGGATACTGAAGGGCTTTGCCGGTCTTAGCGGTGCAATCTTGACACAAATATTTGCCATGATGCACACACCTGATCATGCTGCTCTCATATACACGGTGGCTGTCGGTCCATCAATGGTCATCATCGCCTTGATGTTCATTGTCAGGCCCGTCGGTGGCCACCGGCAAGTGCGAGCTTCTGATCCGTCCAGCTTCGTGTTTATCTACAGCATTTGCCTGCTTCTGGCAGCTTATTTGATGGGTGTCATGATCCTTGAAGACCTCGTTGAGCTTAGCCATGCTGTTGTTGTGGTGTTGACTGTGGGGCTGCTGTTCCTCTTGGTGGTTCCAATTGTCGTTCCTCTGCTGCTGACCTTCCACTTTGATGTCGTCTCCCCTGTAGAAGAGCCTCTCTTGCCCGAGCCAGCCAAAGAAGAGACAAGTAAGTCTGCTGAGCAAAACGAAGTCATCCTCAGTGAGCTCGAGGACGAGAAGCCCAAGGAAGTTGACCTTCTCCCGGCATCAGAGAGGCAGAAGAGAATTGCTCATTTGCAGGCAAAGTTATTCCTGGCTGCTGCTGATGGAGCTGTGAGGGTCAAGAAGAGGAGAGGCCCTCACAGGGGAGAGGACTTCACCCTGATGCAGGCACTCATAAAGGCAGACTTTTGGCTCATGTTCACCTCTCTTTTGCTGGGATCAGGTTCAGGGTTGACAGTCATCGACAATCTCGGCCAGATGAGTGAGTCTCTAGGCTATGATGAAGCTCATATTTTCGTGTCCATGATCAGTATTTGGAACTTTCTTGGAAGAGTAGGCGGAGGCTATTTGTCCGAGGTTATTGTGAG GGACTATGCATATCCTAGGCCAGTGGCTTTGGCTGTCTTTCAGGTTGTAATGGCAATTGGACACTTATTCTTTGCCATGGCTTGGCCTGGAACAATGTACATAGGAACCCTACTGGTTGGACTTGGATATGGAGCTCACTGGGCCATTGTTCCTGCTGCAGCATCTGAGTTGTTTGGCTTGAAGAACTTTGGGGCTCTGTACAATTTCCTCACAGTAGCTAATCCCGCAGGCTCACTAATCTTTTCTGGCCTGATTGCCAGCGTAATCTACGATTATGAAGCAGAGCAGCAAGCCCAGAAACACCACAAATCACTTCTACGAATCCGAAGATTATTCGAAGTTGCTTCATTCAGTGGGGAGGTAACAGTGAAATGCACAGGGGCCATCTGTTTCTCCCTCAGCTCACTAATAATGTCGGGACTTTGCGCCATCGCTGTTGTTCTGAGTCTGATTCTCGTTTACAGGACTAGAATTGTGTACCGAAACCTTTATAGTAGAACTCTCAAATAG